A region from the Arachis ipaensis cultivar K30076 chromosome B01, Araip1.1, whole genome shotgun sequence genome encodes:
- the LOC107618706 gene encoding cytochrome P450 71D10 translates to MEFVLHYLSSNSTLSFFLFLFTVVFIIFSRSKPKPQNSKLPPGPSKLPFIGNIHQLSSMPHRGLTKLAQEYGPLMHIKLGSLSTIVVSSPEMAKEVMRTHDIIFANRPHNLAIDVITYGSKGMSFSPYGSYWRQMRKICTFELLTPKRVESFRSIREQEASNLVKDLSSNHGSIINFSNVIYSVSYGLTSRVAFGEKSTDQEAFIQVMKDVLKVVSGFSLADLYPSIGMLSVVTGLRSKAERIHQEVDRILEKIVRNHKERKEMNEKSTEDIVDVLLKLQKHSNLEHPLSDNVIKATILDIFAAGSGTSAKTLEWSMSELIKNPSVMERAQAEVRRVFDSRGCVDEANLHELHYLKSVIKETLRLHAPVPLLLPRECSERCEINGYEIPAKSRVVVNAWGIGRDPRYWKEAEKFDPERFIDGSVDFKGADFEFIPFGAGRRICPGITFGVASVELILANLLFHFDWKLPNGEKHEDLDMSESFGLSIRRKHDLYLIPSVYHYSSAN, encoded by the exons ATGGAGTTTGTTCTCCACTATCTTTCTTCAAATTCCACCTtgtccttctttcttttcttgttcaCGGTGGTGTTTATCATATTTTCAAGATCAAAACCGAAGccacaaaactcaaaattgccACCAGGACCATCTAAACTACCCTTCATAGGAAACATACACCAACTTAGTTCTATGCCTCACCGTGGCCTAACAAAATTAGCACAAGAATATGGCCCTCTTATGCACATAAAACTAGGCTCACTCTCAACCATAGTTGTTTCTTCACCTGAAATGGCCAAAGAAGTTATGAGAACACATGACATAATATTTGCAAATAGGCCTCACAATCTAGCTATTGATGTTATAACATATGGTTCTAAGGGAATGAGTTTTTCACCTTATGGAAGCTATTGGAGGCAGATGAGGAAGATTTGTACTTTTGAGCTATTAACACCGAAGCGAGTTGAATCGTTTCGATCAATCAGGGAACAAGAAGCATCGAATCTTGTTAAGGATTTAAGTTCCAATCATGGGTCTATCATTAATTTCAGCAACGTTATATATTCTGTGTCATATGGATTAACATCAAGAGTGGCCTTTGGGGAAAAGTCAACGGATCAAGAAGCGTTCATACAAGTTATGAAGGATGTGTTGAAAGTTGTTTCTGGTTTCTCTTTGGCTGATTTGTATCCTTCAATTGGAATGCTTAGTGTTGTGACAGGGTTAAGATCAAAAGCAGAGAGGATTCATCAAGAAGTGGATAGGATCCTTGAGAAGATTGTGAGAAATCACAAGGAAAGAAAGGAAATGAATGAAAAGTCAACGGAGGATATTGTTGATGTCTTATTAAAGCTTCAGAAGCATAGCAACCTTGAGCACCCTCTATCTGACAATGTTATCAAAGCAACAATTTTG gaCATCTTTGCTGCCGGAAGCGGCACCTCAGCGAAAACATTAGAGTGGTCGATGTCAGAACTTATCAAGAACCCAAGCGTGATGGAAAGAGCACAAGCTGAGGTAAGAAGAGTCTTTGATTCAAGAGGGTGTGTCGACGAAGCCAACCTCCATGAACTCCACTACTTAAAATCAGTAATCAAAGAAACACTACGCCTCCATGCTCCTGTTCCTTTATTACTGCCAAGAGAATGCAGCGAGAGATGCGAAATCAATGGTTATGAAATCCCGGCTAAGAGCAGGGTCGTTGTTAATGCTTGGGGAATTGGGAGGGACCCAAGATACTGGAAGGAAGCTGAGAAGTTTGATCCAGAAAGGTTCATTGATGGTTCTGTTGATTTCAAAGGTGCAGATTTTGAGTTCATTCCATTTGGTGCTGGGAGAAGGATTTGTCCTGGAATCACATTTGGGGTTGCTAGTGTTGAACTCATACTTGCAAATTTGCTTTTTCATTTTGATTGGAAGCTTCCAAATGGCGAGAAGCATGAAGATCTTGACATGTCTGAATCATTTGGATTGTCCATCAGAAGAAAACATGATTTGTACCTGATTCCTTCTGTGTATCATTACTCTTCTGCTAATTAG